The Sciurus carolinensis chromosome 18, mSciCar1.2, whole genome shotgun sequence region GAGGGAGCCTGGGGCCATACCGGCTCTACTTCATACTTCAGGGAAGGGATGCTGTGAGAGCAAAGAAGCTTGCTGGCTAAGAAGGAAGGACACGTCACTCAGGTCCAATGGCAGGCAGCCCCCAGGCAACCTGACAGCCACTGGCAAGCAGCTCAGGTGAAGAAAGTCTGTTTTGTGAGGTCTGGTGCCCAGGGACAGACAAGACCAGTGATGAGGGCACCCAGGTGAAGTGTGGGTAACGTGTGAAACCGAAAACCTCGCCTCGGTCTGAATGCGTTCCAAGACCAAGCAAGTGTAAATGTGTGTCTGTTTGTTGTTTAGTATTAATGTTCACTTAGCTGTCTTCTTGAAAATTTACATGTGAAATAAATGTCTACAATAAATGGCTGTCTTCGATTTCTGCCATAATTTGAAAGACCTTTTTCTattacataaaaggaaaatttaagaagTTACAAGCTCATTCTATAGCtaataatgaaaaagagaattTCATTCCTGTTCATAACTGTCCCCCATGACTAACAGGGCACGATCTTTTGTGAGTCCCCAGCTATTCCCACACAGCAGTCTTCTGGTAACTGTGACTGCCATTGTCCCAAATAGTGTTTGGCTTTAACACTAGGGTGGAGTTGGCCCTGGCTAAACACACTGCATGTATTTCTGAAGAGGCACTCACCCCCAGCTGGGTGCTGGAAGAAACCTTGACAGTTTCCCCAAGGTACAGTTGTAGGGAGCTTTACCTCTGCACTCAGGTGTCTGGCTGGACCTTAGTTGAAATTAACATAAATCAAACTAACAGAAGAAGAGCGTGTGTCTGCGTGTGTGGGAGTCTCCACAGGAAATGAAGACCTGAAGAAGTAGCACACTGTGAGCCATTGTATACCAGAGGGAGCAGAGAGGCGGCAGGGAAAAGGAGCTGAAATACATGGGAAGCCCAAAGGACATTACGAGTTATTTTAACAAGATCTGTGCACAATGCTCTTGACCTCAACTCTCCATCTCTGGTCATAAGAATGTTTCTCTCCTCCTGGCATAGAGAGGGCATTTTTCACATGGAGGTTTCAGCTCCTGCTTACAGAAAGATGAGGAGTTGGAACATCCCTCTTGGACCTGTTTTTCAAGTGCATTGAGTTCAGTATGCCAGATGGGGGCCTGTTTTGGTGCAGCATAGTGGCCACAGTGTTCCTTTTGTCACTATTCTGGCATAAAGGAAGAGTTCCAGTGGCTTCCACACAACCTTACCATCCTGATCCCAGGAGTCACTGTGGAGATTTTGTGGTGTGCATAGGTCCGTCTCTGCTAGGGAAGAGAACCAGTTCACCTGGACATGAGGTGGATTCCAGACAAGGTATTCCTATCACACGGACTGTGAGCAACCGGCTGCAGTAGAATCCAGAGACCTCACAAGTCACACCTCCTCAGGATCACTGTCTACAGACAACAGCTAGGGGAGTCCCTGTGGTCTTTATTTTCCTTGAGTAAATGGTCACAGACCTTTTTGGAGAAAGCCAAGGTAAAAGTGGTGACATTCATTTGCAGGGTTGTGTCAGCCTTCTTCTCAAGTTACCTGTCCTCACAGAGTGTTAAGGCTTTGAACTGACTCAGGTCTGGCAATTAGATGGGAAACTTTAAACCTCCAAGGGGGGGAAAATCTGTAAGGGTTACAAATGTTCAACCTATGTAATTAAGTTGAGGCAACTAGACTCTAAGGAAAGAGAATGAGTGCTTCATGTTTTAAGCTGAAAAGGAACACCGCTAATCGTAAGATCCTTAACTCCATGGTGGGTCCAGGACATTGACTTTGGCTTCCAAGACAGGCAAATTCCTAAACCCACCCTGAGACACTGGGACTCTAGAGGAAAAGAGGCGTGTGGTTGGGTGTGTTGAGGGCTGAGTGCCGCAGGTAAGGGGAGAGAAGAGACCTAAAAGACCTTAAGAGTCACTTGGGTACGTGAGATTATGGAGCATGCAGGTGTGCTTTCATAGACGTGATGGAATTATCAGTAAAGGAGCCTGCTTTCAAGAAGTCCCTGTGGCTGGACATGTGGGTCTCAGCTGGAGCACAGAACACCTCTGAACGGCAGCAGAGATGCACAATAGCAAGGCCCATGAAGATTTAGGAcgattctggaaaagaaaatgaatcagtACTTGTACCCAAGGGTCTGGAGCAGGAAGTACATTTCTGTTGCAGTAGAAGAAACCTTAGATTGTATGTCCAAAATCCTCAATTCTAACTGAATAGTCAAGTGACTTAGCTTCTCTGGGTTTGGGGGTTGGTCAGGAAATGGTTCCCAACCATGTCCCATTAGAGTCCTAAAGATCCTTACCTGAGAACAGCTGACCGAAAAAACATGTGGTGTGCCCAGTGCATTTAGAAACTCCTTTGCTGTGAGTCTGATACTTGGAAATTGTAAAATCTTTGactaaacaataacaataatagtgCTAACACATTGTGTATTTACTACATACTAGGCATTGTGTTAAGGCTTTATAAACACGGTGTTAACTCTTAAAAGCATTCTGAGACAGTATTTCCATTTTAGAAGTAAGAGAAGAGGCCAAGAGAAGTCAAATAGCTGCTTCAAGCACACACAGCAAAAAAAGTGACGATTCTGAGATTTAATTTAGATCTTGCTCAGGATCCAAACATTGTAGCCACCATATTCACTACTACGATGGTATTTCTAGTTCTAACATCCTAAAATTCTTTGACGTCCTTGTTGGTGAAAAAAAGGGGAGATGAGGTGGAAGTGAACTTAGGTGATCTGGGTCAATTTTGGTTTCTATTCTGTAAGTTCAGAATGAATTTAGGAGTCACTGGGTATCTTAGCCAGCTTTGCATCCCTGTGACtgaaaaacctgacaagaactacATAGAGGAAGAAATGGTTTtggggggctcatgatttcagagattcagtccatggttggtcaactccatagctctgggcttggagtgagacagaacatcatggtagaaggacatggcagaggaaagcttctcaggacatggcagtcaggaagtagagagaaaactgtgctcaccagggacaaaatataaaccccaaagacacccCCCATCCAGTGACCTAAATtgtccagccacaccctacctgactacaattaccacccagtcaattcatatcagtggattaaccttCTAatttcataacctaatcatttcacctctgaacattcttgcattgtctcacacatgagcttttggggacaactcatatctaaaccagaaCACTGGGACCAGCCATTCTTTCAGTCAGTGGGTACTTAGTTCTTTCTGTACAGCAAATACTATGCCACATAGTATGGAGTTACGGGGGTGAATTTGTGTCCACCTTTCTCTTGAGAGATGGAAATTGAAATGAAGACCAGAGCTTGAAATCCAGTTCCAGCTGAGAAGCGAGGAGTTTTAATACAGGTCTGACTGTCCCCTTTGTATTAGGGCACTAACAGGCAAGTCGGGGACAAGCAGAAGACATACTATTGCCCCTTACTCAGCAACGTAAATTGTAATGACAAAGCTCATGAACCCTGCAGCCAAGGAGACTGGTTTAAAATGTTGGCTCCACTGGTGTACTAACCAGGTGACGTGAGTGACGTCATCTCTATCAACCTCCATTGGCTCCTCTGGAAAACAAGAATAAGAGCATTTTCCTGtggttgctgtaacaaattgccacaaacctGGTGGCTTAAAATGACTGGAACGTattctctcatagttctggaggccagaagttggAAACCAAGTTGTTAGCAAGGACATGCTCCCCCCAAAGGCTCCAGAGGAAAAGCCTTCCTGCTTCTTCCAGCTCCTCGTGGCTCCTGAGAGGTCTTCTGACAGTATCACACCATGTCTGCCTGCACTTTCATGAGGACTTCTCCAAAACAGTGTCCGTGTgtgtcattttctttatctcataAGGACACCGTTGTTGGATTTAGGCTGTCCTAATCTAGTACAATTGCTCTTGATGTTTACCTTAATTTTATCTACAAAGACCCTCTTCCCAAATgcggtcacattctgaggtttaGCATGGATGTGGATTTTGGAGGACGCCATTCAGTCCTCTCCACCACCTCAGAGGACTGTCGTGGGGAGTAAAGGGCGTCATGCAAGTCAAGCATTTGGTGCAGAGTCTACTCCATAGTAAATGCTCACACTCACCAGGCACAAATGCTCACACTCACCGTGCgcatgtctgtgtgtgcacgtgtataTCACTGTTTTGTTATTTACTACATTAGTCAAAGGTTTCATTGTTTCACCacatgaaataacattttttactctttttaagtcTTCTAATTTGCTCAATTCTAATTTTCTCATAGTATTTCCTGCCTTTTTCTGACCTTTCTGGTTGTTATTATTCTGGGCCATGCTTcctctgagaatttttgcatgttaggatatgtgtgtgtatatatatgtacatatacatatatacacatatacacacatagagaCAGAGATATATAAGAtcgtgttatgtgtgtgtgtggtgttataTCCACATTCTAATAGGCTGTTATAGGACATGGGGCACGGGTAATTCTACCAGCTCTGCTTCACCGTCCCTATTGAATTAGGCAGGTTTTCCCAGCAATCAGTTCATTTTTACGCAAGTGGGTAAGTTGTTCATCTTGTAGAAttgtagattttttatttattgttgagaATGATTTTTCCCTGACACTTCTTTATGGTGTCATACTGATCAACTTTCATAAATGACTCATGTTCTTTTTATTGGTGTGCTGTAATTAcgtaatagtgggattcactgtgacttattcatacatgcacataatttggtcagtttcattgcCCTGttcctcccctgctcctctcCCGCTTCCTCCCTGatatccttcctcttcctcttctgctctcccttctattttcatgagatcccttttcctccttttgaCCCATAGATTCTTAGGATATTTGAAAGGTGTGAAGTTCagattctttttctcccttcttattCTTTCTGCTCGAGTCTCCCGCTCAGATGCCACTGTCTTTCCAGGCCTATGCTCTGCCACTTGCTCGGGATTCTGCTTCCTCAGGAAACCCTCGCAGCTCTACCCTACCTGTCCTCACCCTCATCCCAGCTGGTGTGCAATGAGGGGGTTGATCTGTGTCCCAGCAGCACTGGGCCCTCACCCAGGCCTTGGACTCTGCACTGGTCTTTCAGCAGGTCCTGAGGACTCTGATTTGGAGTTGAGTCTTCTTAGGATCCAAGTGGGCTCTGAGCTCCAGACTGAGCTCCCAGATGGGTCTGGCTAAGTGAGACGGGCACTCCAAGTACCTGCTCTGGCACTGGAAGCTGGGCTTTGCTGGGCTTAGCCAGCTGGACAGTCAACGGCCCACTCCGAACTTTTACTTCCTCCCCAGCAGTGCCGACTTCTCCAATGGAAGGCAAGTCAATGAACACACGGAAGGAAAGGCTGGGCTGTTTATTGCAAAGTTAGATCGGCAGCTTGGGAAGCAAGGAAGCCGTCAGGCTCCAGACGGCCCTTCTGTGACAGGAATCAAAGAACcatgggaggaaagagaaagcgGGTGTGAAGGCTGGGAGTGTGGcctagggcacttgcctagcatgtggagaccctgagttccatcctaaTACTGTAAAAAaatgtggaggaaggagggagagatggtggagggaaggcaggaagggaaaggggcGGGTGAGCTGATGTACATGAACAGCCACTTCTTCCGGCTGCTCCTCTGCTCCTAGGACTTGCCCTCTCAAGAAAACCTGTGGTGTCCCCACCTCTGCCTGGGAAGTGCTGGCAACACATTCCCTAGGCTGAGACCCCAGgtgccacaaagcaattctaagaACCTAGAGCATCCTTGGGCCTTTGCagcagtctgtctgtctgtctgtctgagaAGCTGGGCCCAAGTCAGTAGCAGAAGGTCCTCTGCTCATCCGGTCCTCTGCCCTGGAAGGAAGTGCAGAAGCTGTCTTGTCCTCAGCCCAGAATGGGGCAGCTGAGGACACAGGGGCAGCGGCGACTCTAGCAGTTCTGCTTCATCGTCCCTTCAGGATTAGGCGGGTTTTCCCATCTCCAATGAAGAGcctaccaaaaagagaaaagaaaagagggcgCCATAAGGTCCCTGAGCCCCTGCAGGAAGGGCCAGTCTTTCGTCCTGCCTCCAGGCCTGGAATCTCGGATCTCTTCCTGAGCATTTCCAGCCTTAGCAGGACCCCTCTGGGGAGAGGGAGACAGTCTCCTCTCTGGTTTCCGGGTTGTGCTCACTGCCACCATTCTGAAAGCAGCAGAAGAGAGAGCCACAGGAGGATCTGGAGGTCCCTGGGTGGCCGAGGGCAATAGTGTGGGCAGGCTAATCAGCCCAGCCCACGCCTGTCCCCTCCCAGACAGTGATCCCTGCTCCACCAGGGGCAGAAGAAACAGGATGCGAGAAGAGAGCCAAGGACAGATCAGGCAGGATGGAAGGAGACCCTGGCTTTGTCTGCCTGCAATCCACCTATCCTCCTGATAATATCAGCCTGATTAGCAACTGCACGACTCTGGGGAGCTCTGTCTACACTGTACTATGTGAATGGTGTATCCTGGCATGATGCCCCTGGGCATCTGAGCTTGTACGACAGCCCTGTGGGGAACTGCTCCTCCCCTAATCCTGACCCTGCTGCAGTCGCTCTGATCAGGCTCTGCCCCACTCCAGGGCCTACACAGCTCATCCTGCGGACACAGCCACTAAGAGTTCAGTCCTCTGGGCCAGCCCACACCAGTGACCATCAGACACGGGGTTCTCACTGGAGCTGTTGTTCCACCTCCTCTGGAGTAGCCAAGCTGCCAGAGCATAAGTGCAGAGTGGCCAGTGGGCAGCTGTGCCTCAGCTGGAGAGCCTGTGTCAGCATAGAGCAAAGTGGAGCCCAGGAGAAAGCCCAATCCTAAAGACCTTGTCTGAGCACCACCCGAAGCCAGCACCAGCTGCGACTTCCCAATCATGGCAACCAGTGAATCCCACATTATGGAATGGATTCTGGTGACTTGCAGCTAAAGGTCCTAGGTAAATACAGACTCTGTCTCTGAAGAAggttccatctttccttccccaagcCCAAGTGAGAGTCCAGCCCTCTGGCTTGGGTCTCCAGGAGCCGTTCCCTGGGCCGCACTCCTACCTAATGAGCAGTCCTACAAGCAGGCCAGCCAGGAGTGGGCCCAGCCAGTAGATCCAGTGGAAGCTCCAGTGGTTGGCCATCACAGCAGGTCCAAAGGCACGAGCCGGGTTCATGCAGGCTCCAGAGATAGCACCCCTGCAAACACAGCCGCTCAGGTCGCCAGAGCCCCAGCAGGCCCACTCTCCTCAAATCCCAAATGGGCCCAGGCCACGACCCACCCAGAAATCTTCCTATCCTCCCACATCAGGAATTCCTGGGGAGATCCTTGAAAAGGCAGAGACTCTTAGCGCCAAGAAGCCAGAGGCGCGGCTCCTTCCTGACCTATGACCTTCCGCTCCTCACGCGCTCTTCTGCAAGAATGACTGGCAAAGAATTCTTGCTTGGTGACGccaggaaataaaaatggatcgAGTTCCTCTCCAAAGTCCATAAAGCAAAGTCAGTCCATCATCTACCTGTCTGAGGTCAACCAGCCCTGCGAGGCCAACTGTGACCTTTGTTTACCCTCTCCGTGTTCCCAGCCCCACTAGATGGAGAACTGTGTGTTTCCCTGCGGTGGAAGTGCCCATCCCAAAGGTGGTCTGCAGCAGTAGATAAGGAAGCGCCTACAGAGCCCAGGCCTCAGCAGTTGGTGCACCAGTGTGAACTGTGACCCAGCCTCACACTTGGGTCCGGAATCCCTAGAGGGACCACTCCCCAGGGGCTTCTTTACCCCCAGCTGGGATCCCGAAGACCTCATCCCACCTGTGCCAAGGTCAAGATCCAATAAGCTTGCAAGTGGACCAAGTGCCACTAGGGGGCAGCAAAGCACCACTTGACACACACCATCCCAGGTCCTAGACTACCCCTCCTGACCCTGGAGAAAGGCTGGAGTTGACTCTGTgtccaaaagaaaggaagaagttggACGTCAGGAAGAGGCCCTCTCGTCCCCTTCAGCAAACATGGGCTCTTGTTCTCGATCTCTCACTATAAGTGACTTGCCACTGCCCAGTGACCTTAAATAAGTCACTTCTGTCCTCTGAACCacagttttcctcatctgtaaaatgggagtcaTCCCTGATCCAACCTTGTCTCCTTAATGCCTTCCCATGATTACCAAGAGACAAAATAGGAGACACAGGTAGATGGTTTTTATATGCCTGAGCCCACAGCCTGCAGGGATGTTATTCACActacaacaaattagaaaactttGCTTTACAAAGATTCAGATTTCTGACTTTCCTTGAATGGAATTGGAAGGGTTGTCCCAACATCACACTGTCAGTCATAATTGACCAGAGCCTCCTAGTTACCGCAGTCCCCACCGCTCCCTGTTGCTGCCCAAAGCCAACCTACTGCCCCCATCTGTGGCACCTTCCTGGCCCCTACTGGCAGTTGACATGTGACCCTAGGCCTGATCCCCTGAGGTCTGGCCCAGATCTGGACACGATAATCCCAGTGCTGAGGAACACTCACCCTGCCAGGATATCCACAGTGACGGAGAAGCCAATGCAGAACGGGGCCAGAGGGCCACGCGTCTTCTCGTTGATGGCGCCCATGCATACAGCCAGTGCCAGCAGTGCCGTCAGCATGATCTCCGCCCCCAGCGCCCCGGCcacctgcccctgctcctggacTGTCACAAAGGCCGCCCCAGACGCATTCCAGAACCTCTCCTCAGGACTCACCACCTGCAGAGAAGACACTCAGCCTCACAGGGGGACGAAGAGAAGCTGGGAGCCGAGCAGAGGGGGCCTACGAGGCAGGCCTGCCCACCCGGAGAGCAGGAAGGTCCAGGCTGCTTTCTACAGACAGGGAAAGGTCTGAGTCTCAGTGGAGGCAAGCGGAGGCAAGcggaggccagggcagggcaaGACAGCAAAATAAGAGTTGAAACCAAAGTCTGGACTGGACCGGGCTGACAGggctcctctcctccccagcaCACCACACACAGGCACCGCGCAAGCTCCACGCCTTTAAGAACCCCTGGTTGAACTGAGACTTCAgggcaaaagaagaaagaggagggaggaaaggaaccCCCCATGAAGCTGTGTGTAGAACCATAAAGACCCTGTGGCTCAGGCGGGGTGCACCTCAGTGGTGgcacgcttgcctggcatgctcgagtccctgaacttcatccccagcaCAAAGAAAAACAGTCTGCAACAAAGAGGAAGAGCTAGCCTTCTTGACTGAATGAGaggattttttttgtggtggggggaccagggattgaacccacagtcacctaaccactgagtcacatccccagccctttttattttcttattttgagacagggtctcacttagttgcatagggccttactaagttgctaaggctgaccttgaacttgggatcctcctgcctcagcctccccagtcgctggaattacagacagGTTCGACCACACCCAGCTGGGTGGGAGGGTTTCAGACATAAATTGAGCATCAATTCCCACTGAAGGCAACTAAGTTTAAAGACAGGCAAAGTGAAGAACACAGAAGTGTTCACTCAGGAGTTTCTCCAAGAGGATAACCATAGTCACCCTGTGTCCTCAGCCAGATATCATCCACACAGGGTGTGAGatatttatagatgaagaaatgaatgaataagtgaatgaatgtaAAAACCATTAGAACTATCCAAATCTATTCCAAAGCCAGAAATAAGCTTAGGAGGAGAAATGTCAAGCCCTGAATTTGCTTAGACAAATTCTGTCCATCCATGAATGGAAGAAGGTAGGTTTGGAGAGAACCAAAGACCCAGAAAGTGTCCCCAGTAGAAAAGGGCCACCAATTCCACTGACAGACATAAACCAGGGTT contains the following coding sequences:
- the Aqp8 gene encoding aquaporin-8 isoform X1, with the translated sequence MSGEQAPMCDTELGGGKVKEPSMSGRSRGSWFERFVQPCLVELLGSALFIFIGCLSVIENGLDTGRLQPALAHGLALGLIIATLGNISGGHFNPAVSLAAMLIGGLNVIMLLPYWISQLCGGLIGAALAKVVSPEERFWNASGAAFVTVQEQGQVAGALGAEIMLTALLALAVCMGAINEKTRGPLAPFCIGFSVTVDILAGGAISGACMNPARAFGPAVMANHWSFHWIYWLGPLLAGLLVGLLIRLFIGDGKTRLILKGR
- the Aqp8 gene encoding aquaporin-8 isoform X2; its protein translation is MSGEAPMCDTELGGGKVKEPSMSGRSRGSWFERFVQPCLVELLGSALFIFIGCLSVIENGLDTGRLQPALAHGLALGLIIATLGNISGGHFNPAVSLAAMLIGGLNVIMLLPYWISQLCGGLIGAALAKVVSPEERFWNASGAAFVTVQEQGQVAGALGAEIMLTALLALAVCMGAINEKTRGPLAPFCIGFSVTVDILAGGAISGACMNPARAFGPAVMANHWSFHWIYWLGPLLAGLLVGLLIRLFIGDGKTRLILKGR